In Lactuca sativa cultivar Salinas chromosome 5, Lsat_Salinas_v11, whole genome shotgun sequence, the DNA window gtgtgaagaatcatggagatggttcatcaTGAAGTTAAAAGACTGTTTAGGTGAGGATACAGATgttggtttcataagcaaccTATGTGATAAAATAGACTTTGCTGTTCAGAGTGTCTACCCAGATTCGtatcatggatattgtcctaaagatatagcCAGAAAAATACGAGATTCTATTAGACATAATGATACAGAAGTCGAAAcgttgttttggaagtcatgaAATTCATATAGTGTTCATGATTTTCACTTGTGTCTAGAAAGGTTGCAAAATGCATGTAGGAAACTACCTTTCTGCACCTTGCTTAAGAGTCCAATTTTCTGGCTTGACGATATAACAATTTCAAAATGGACACGAGCATTTTTCCCAAAAGtacgttacaatgttaaatcgattgaTGTCCTTGAAATGTTGAAAATTATATCCACGTCCAcacgtgagtttcctataacaacgataattGAGTTAATCAATACGTCGATACAAACAACATATGCTGAACGAGATGAAGTGGCAGGTAACTTTATACTTATATTTGGTTTTTTCttgtattattattttaaaattaacaaaTATTTCAGGGAGGTTGTCTGGTGAGGTGACCCCTTATGTTGAGATTAAGCTTCAAAAGCGTGTAAACAAGTCTTATAATTGGGTGGCAAAACGTTTGTATGCAGATACATTTGAAGTCGATAACAATTTTGCCACCAACAAAGTACAATTTGAACGTAGGGTATGTAGTTGTGGGAAATGGTAAAAAAGTGGTATACCATGTGGCCACGCTATATCATCTCTAAGAACCCGTACGTATGAAGCCAATCATGAAATGGTTGATTATAAGTTTTCTGCTATCGTGTATCGTGTTGCATTTGGAAATGAGTCGGTGAATTCTGTACCATCACATGTACACTGGGAAATTCCAAATGAAAGGGTGGTCTTGTTACCTCCCTAAAAGAAGTAGTTATTCATGTACCCCGTTTGCATTTTATGTCCtattatgtattagttatttatgtacaatgttgcattttatgttatgttatgtactAGTTATGGGTTAATGTTTTAATGAATTGATTATAGACGTGTTATCTTAATTCACTTTTAATTTTCATTGAggaaacaacatacattaaaagtAAGGGAGATTTATTAAGTACTGACAAAACACACATACAAAAACAAGCAACGAAACTAACGAAAAACACACaacttaaccaacatgcatattaaaaGTGAAGGACATTATTTAAAAGATTCCATGCATCTCCATGGGTAAACTCTCTACCATCAGATTCGAAACGGTATAGTTCCAAAGCCACCTGTATGAGTATGTCTTCATCCATATTCGCGTGTTCATTATCTAGCTCGTTATAAATACTTTGAAAATGCTTGACCTTTTTTTCAAATCCATAAATTTCGCTTTGAAATCTCTTCTTCTTCAATATTGAGTACGCCCCATTTGACGGTGAAACAAATGATAGACACTAGACTAAAATGATCCAGCGCGAACTTCTGGCGGACCTAGTGGAAAATCGTCCTCTACAGTTACAATCCAAGCTTCAACCAAAGTGATATCCTCTTCGTTGCTCCATCTAAGTGGTACAGGTGAGTCCATAGTTGCAAGGGGAAAATTTAATGTGATACAATTAAAAAGGGTATGAACAACTATTTATAGCGACTCGTTATTTTCCCAGCATAATGGCTTGTCAACTCAAGTAGCAGTGTATTGTGTTGTCATTCGATGCAATGGCTTGTCAACTCAAGTAGCAGTGTATTGTGTTGTCATCCCGGTGCAATGGCTTGTCAACTTGAACAGTGATTTATTGTGTTCTCAGATAGTACACTGCGTTCTT includes these proteins:
- the LOC128134273 gene encoding uncharacterized protein LOC128134273 yields the protein MYFLVALDGNHEPLLLAIGLGTLECEESWRWFIMKLKDCLGEDTDVGFISNLCDKIDFAVQSVYPDSYHGYCPKDIARKIRDSIRHNDTEVETKLPFCTLLKSPIFWLDDITISKWTRAFFPKVRYNVKSIDVLEMLKIISTSTREFPITTIIELINTSIQTTYAERDEVAGRLSGEVTPYVEIKLQKRVNKSYNWVAKRLYADTFEVDNNFATNKVQFERRVCSCGKW